A single Stutzerimonas stutzeri DNA region contains:
- the fliE gene encoding flagellar hook-basal body complex protein FliE, giving the protein MSQGIEFNRLMLEMRAMQTDAMARSKPVVATPEVGAPSFSDMLGQAVNKVNETQQASSQLATAFEMGQGGIDLTEVMIASQKASVSFQAMTQVRNKLVQAYQDIMQMPV; this is encoded by the coding sequence ATGAGCCAGGGTATTGAATTCAACCGACTGATGCTGGAAATGCGGGCCATGCAGACCGATGCAATGGCACGCTCCAAGCCCGTTGTCGCCACGCCGGAAGTGGGTGCGCCGAGCTTTTCCGACATGCTCGGCCAGGCCGTCAACAAAGTGAACGAAACCCAGCAAGCCTCCAGCCAACTGGCCACCGCTTTCGAAATGGGGCAGGGCGGCATCGACCTGACCGAGGTCATGATCGCGTCGCAGAAAGCCAGCGTTTCCTTCCAGGCCATGACCCAGGTGCGTAACAAGCTGGTCCAGGCCTATCAAGACATCATGCAGATGCCGGTTTAA
- the fliF gene encoding flagellar basal-body MS-ring/collar protein FliF, translating into MAEALSKVPVAVDSQTPKKPLLGLTFLENLAEMSMLRQIGLLVGLAASVAIGFAVVLWSQQPDYRPLLGSLAGMDANQVMETLAAADISYTVEPTSGALLVKADDLARARLKLAGAGIAPADSNIGFEILDKEQGLGTSQFMEATRYRRGLEGELGRTVSSLNNVKAARVHLAIPKSSVFVRDERKPSASVLVELYPGRSLEPSQVMAIINLVATSVPELTKSQITVVDQKGNLLSDQQELTELSMAGKQFDYSRRMESLYTQRVHNILQPVLGSGRYKAEVSADVDFSAVESTSETFNPDQPALRSEQSVSEQRQSSLGPQGVPGALSNQPPGPAAAPENALAGQAAAAGAIAPGQPLLDANGQQVMDPATGQPMLAPYPADKREQATRNYELDRSISYTKQQQGRLRRLSVAVVLDDQLTVAADGTATRVPRSAEELARFTRLVQDAVGFDASRGDSVSVINAPFATDSFDETFVDVPFYSQPWFWDIVKQVLGVLFILVLVFGVLRPVLNNLTHAGKSKELQPVGDDAELGDMDAALATDRVSLSGPQSIMLPSPTEGYDAQLNAIKNLVAEDPGRVAQVVKDWINADE; encoded by the coding sequence ATGGCTGAAGCGCTTAGCAAGGTTCCAGTAGCGGTTGATTCGCAGACGCCGAAGAAGCCTCTGTTGGGGCTGACCTTCCTGGAAAACCTGGCCGAAATGTCGATGTTGCGGCAAATCGGGCTGCTGGTCGGGCTGGCGGCGAGCGTCGCCATCGGCTTCGCCGTGGTGCTCTGGTCGCAACAGCCGGACTACCGTCCGCTGCTCGGCAGCCTCGCCGGAATGGATGCCAATCAGGTGATGGAAACCCTGGCGGCCGCGGATATTTCGTACACCGTCGAGCCTACCTCCGGTGCCTTGCTGGTCAAGGCCGATGACCTTGCGCGCGCGCGGCTGAAGCTTGCCGGTGCGGGTATCGCGCCGGCCGACAGCAACATCGGCTTCGAGATTCTCGACAAGGAGCAAGGCCTTGGCACCAGCCAGTTCATGGAGGCCACCCGTTACCGTCGAGGCCTGGAAGGCGAGCTTGGCCGTACCGTGTCCAGTCTCAACAACGTCAAGGCCGCGCGGGTGCATCTGGCGATTCCGAAAAGCTCGGTGTTCGTTCGCGACGAGCGCAAGCCCAGCGCTTCGGTACTCGTCGAGCTTTATCCGGGACGCAGCCTCGAGCCGAGCCAGGTGATGGCGATCATCAACCTGGTCGCCACCAGCGTGCCGGAGTTGACCAAATCCCAGATCACCGTGGTGGATCAGAAAGGCAACCTGCTGTCCGATCAACAGGAGCTCACCGAGCTGAGCATGGCCGGCAAGCAGTTCGACTACAGCCGCCGGATGGAAAGCCTCTACACGCAGCGCGTGCACAATATTCTGCAGCCGGTGCTGGGCAGCGGCCGCTACAAGGCTGAAGTATCGGCCGATGTGGACTTCAGCGCCGTCGAGTCGACGTCCGAGACCTTCAATCCGGACCAGCCGGCGCTGCGCAGCGAGCAAAGCGTCAGCGAGCAGCGTCAGAGCAGCCTCGGCCCGCAGGGCGTTCCGGGGGCGCTGAGCAACCAGCCGCCAGGCCCGGCCGCGGCGCCGGAAAACGCCCTGGCCGGCCAGGCCGCGGCGGCGGGCGCCATTGCGCCGGGGCAGCCACTGCTCGACGCCAACGGCCAGCAGGTCATGGACCCAGCCACCGGCCAGCCGATGCTCGCGCCGTATCCGGCGGACAAGCGCGAGCAGGCGACCCGCAACTATGAACTTGACCGTTCCATCAGCTACACCAAACAACAGCAGGGACGTTTGCGTCGCCTGTCGGTGGCGGTGGTCCTGGACGATCAGCTCACGGTCGCCGCTGATGGCACCGCGACCCGGGTACCGCGAAGCGCCGAAGAATTGGCGCGTTTCACTCGCCTGGTTCAAGACGCCGTGGGTTTCGATGCCAGCCGTGGCGACAGCGTCAGCGTGATCAACGCGCCGTTCGCGACCGATTCGTTCGACGAAACGTTCGTCGACGTCCCGTTCTACTCGCAGCCGTGGTTCTGGGACATCGTCAAGCAGGTGCTCGGGGTGCTGTTCATCCTGGTGCTGGTGTTCGGTGTGCTGCGGCCGGTGCTGAACAACCTGACCCATGCTGGAAAGAGCAAGGAGCTCCAACCGGTCGGCGACGACGCCGAGCTGGGCGACATGGACGCTGCGCTGGCCACTGACCGGGTCAGCCTGAGTGGGCCGCAGAGCATCATGCTGCCGAGCCCAACCGAGGGATACGATGCGCAACTGAATGCCATCAAGAATCTGGTAGCAGAAGATCCGGGCCGGGTGGCCCAGGTCGTCAAAGATTGGATCAATGCAGATGAATGA
- the fliG gene encoding flagellar motor switch protein FliG: protein MNDARVPAKLNKIDKAAILLLSLGEADAAQVLRHLGPKEVQKVGTAMAQMRNIHREQVEKVMSEFVETVGDQTGLGVGSDGYIRKMLTQALGEDKAGGLIDRILLGGNTSGLDSLKWMEPRAVADVIRYEHPQIQAIVVAYLDPDQAGEVLSHFDHKVRLDIVLRVSSLNTVQPAALKELNLILEKQFSGNANTTRATLGGVKRAADIMNFLDSSVEGQLMDAIRDVDEDLSAQIEDLMFVFDNLADVDDRGIQVLLREVSSDVLVMALKGADEAIKEKIFKNMSKRAGELLRDDLEAKGPVRISEVESAQKEILTIARRMAEAGEIVLGGKGGEEMI, encoded by the coding sequence ATGAATGATGCTCGAGTTCCAGCCAAGCTGAACAAGATCGACAAGGCCGCCATTCTCCTGCTTTCGCTGGGTGAGGCCGATGCCGCGCAGGTGCTGCGCCATCTCGGTCCGAAGGAAGTGCAGAAGGTCGGCACGGCCATGGCGCAGATGCGCAACATCCACCGTGAGCAGGTCGAGAAGGTCATGAGCGAGTTCGTCGAAACCGTCGGCGACCAGACCGGCCTCGGCGTGGGTTCCGATGGCTATATCCGAAAGATGCTCACCCAGGCGCTGGGCGAGGACAAGGCGGGCGGACTGATCGACCGCATCCTGCTGGGCGGCAATACCAGTGGGCTGGATAGCCTCAAGTGGATGGAACCGCGAGCCGTGGCGGATGTGATTCGCTACGAGCATCCGCAGATCCAGGCGATCGTCGTGGCCTACCTGGACCCCGACCAGGCCGGTGAGGTGCTGTCGCATTTCGATCACAAGGTGAGGCTCGACATCGTGCTTCGGGTGTCCTCGCTCAACACGGTCCAACCGGCCGCGCTGAAGGAACTCAACCTGATTCTGGAGAAGCAGTTCTCCGGCAATGCCAACACCACCCGGGCGACCCTGGGCGGCGTCAAGCGGGCGGCGGACATCATGAACTTCCTCGACAGCTCGGTCGAAGGCCAGTTGATGGATGCCATCAGGGACGTCGACGAAGACCTGTCAGCGCAGATCGAGGACCTGATGTTCGTATTCGACAACCTGGCGGATGTCGACGACCGGGGCATTCAGGTGCTGCTGCGCGAAGTATCCTCCGATGTGCTGGTCATGGCGCTCAAGGGCGCCGACGAAGCGATCAAGGAGAAAATCTTCAAGAACATGTCCAAGCGTGCGGGTGAACTGCTGCGCGACGACCTGGAAGCCAAGGGGCCGGTGCGCATCAGCGAAGTCGAGAGCGCCCAGAAGGAAATCCTCACCATTGCACGCCGCATGGCCGAAGCCGGAGAAATCGTTCTCGGCGGCAAGGGCGGCGAAGAAATGATCTAA
- the fliH gene encoding flagellar assembly protein FliH, producing the protein MSKENPSDVIRAKDVSVFDRWALPSFDPAGTEFEALPVEQPSVDDGELARSEDVPVEDVKPLTLDELEAIRQEAYNEGFSTGEKDGFHAGQLKARQEADAALAPRLENLERLMKNLFEPIADQDRNLEHAMVTLVSQLAREVIQRDLLMDSSQIRQVLREALKLLPMGASNVRIHVNPQDFELVKALRERHEETWRIVEDSDLLPGGCRIETEQSRIDASVETRLGQAIKQLFEQQRENATSPPDADLHLDLASPDAP; encoded by the coding sequence ATGTCCAAGGAAAACCCCAGCGATGTGATCCGCGCGAAGGATGTCAGCGTCTTCGATCGCTGGGCCTTGCCGAGCTTCGATCCGGCGGGGACCGAGTTCGAAGCACTGCCGGTCGAACAGCCGTCGGTTGACGACGGCGAGCTGGCGCGCAGCGAGGACGTGCCCGTCGAAGACGTCAAACCCCTGACGCTCGACGAACTCGAGGCGATTCGCCAGGAGGCTTACAACGAAGGCTTCAGCACGGGCGAAAAGGACGGCTTCCACGCCGGCCAGCTCAAGGCCCGGCAAGAAGCCGACGCCGCGCTGGCGCCCAGGCTCGAGAACCTCGAACGGCTGATGAAAAACCTGTTCGAGCCCATCGCCGATCAGGACCGCAACCTCGAACACGCCATGGTCACACTGGTCAGCCAGTTGGCGCGCGAGGTGATCCAGCGCGACCTGTTGATGGACTCCAGCCAGATCCGTCAGGTGCTGCGAGAAGCGCTGAAGCTGCTGCCGATGGGCGCCAGCAATGTGCGAATTCACGTCAATCCGCAGGATTTCGAGCTGGTCAAGGCGCTGCGCGAGCGCCACGAAGAAACCTGGCGGATCGTCGAAGACAGCGACCTGCTGCCGGGCGGCTGTCGCATCGAAACCGAGCAGAGCCGCATCGATGCCAGCGTCGAGACGCGCCTGGGCCAGGCCATCAAGCAGTTGTTCGAACAGCAACGCGAAAACGCGACCAGCCCACCGGACGCTGACCTGCACCTGGACCTGGCTAGCCCCGATGCGCCTTGA
- the fliI gene encoding flagellar protein export ATPase FliI, protein MRLERTSFATRFATYGEAIRLPSQPILEGRLLRMVGLTLEAEGLRAAVGSRCLVINEDSYHPTQVEAEVMGFSGGKLYLMPVGSLAGIAPGARVVPLANTGRLPMGTSMLGRVLDGAGRALDGKGGMKAEDWVPMDGPVINPLKRHPISEPLDVGIRSINGLLTVGRGQRLGLFAGTGVGKSVLLGMMTRFTEADIIVVGLIGERGREVKEFIENILTEESIKRSVVVASPADDAPLMRLRAAMYCTRIAEYFRDKGKNVLLLMDSLTRFAQAQREIALAIGEPPATKGYPPSVFAKLPSLVERAGNAEEGGGSITAFYTVLSEGDDQQDPIADAARGVLDGHIVLSRRLAEEGHYPAIDIEASISRVMPQVVSVEHVRHSQRFKQLWSRYQQSRDLISVGAYAPGGDPETDLAIARQAEMTRYLRQGLDEAEDLAHSEALLAGVFNPRAAS, encoded by the coding sequence ATGCGCCTTGAACGCACCAGTTTCGCCACGCGCTTCGCAACCTATGGCGAGGCGATCAGGCTGCCCAGCCAGCCGATCCTCGAAGGCCGGTTGTTACGCATGGTAGGCCTGACGCTGGAAGCTGAAGGGCTGCGTGCCGCCGTCGGCAGTCGATGCCTTGTCATCAACGAAGACAGCTACCATCCGACCCAGGTCGAGGCGGAGGTGATGGGCTTTTCCGGCGGCAAACTGTACCTGATGCCGGTTGGCAGCCTGGCCGGTATCGCGCCGGGTGCCCGGGTCGTGCCGCTGGCCAACACCGGCCGCCTGCCCATGGGCACCTCGATGCTTGGGCGAGTGCTCGATGGCGCCGGCCGCGCGCTGGATGGCAAGGGTGGCATGAAGGCCGAGGACTGGGTGCCGATGGACGGGCCGGTGATCAACCCGCTGAAACGTCATCCGATCAGCGAGCCACTGGACGTCGGCATTCGTAGCATCAACGGCCTGCTGACCGTCGGCCGCGGCCAGCGTCTCGGCCTGTTCGCCGGCACCGGTGTCGGCAAGTCGGTGCTGCTCGGCATGATGACGCGCTTCACCGAGGCCGACATCATCGTCGTCGGGCTGATCGGCGAGCGCGGACGCGAGGTCAAGGAGTTCATCGAAAACATCCTCACCGAAGAAAGCATCAAGCGCTCGGTGGTCGTGGCGTCGCCCGCCGATGATGCGCCGCTGATGCGTCTGCGCGCGGCGATGTACTGCACACGCATCGCCGAATACTTCCGCGACAAAGGCAAGAATGTGCTGCTGCTGATGGATTCGCTGACCCGCTTCGCCCAGGCCCAGCGTGAAATTGCGCTGGCCATCGGCGAACCGCCGGCAACCAAGGGCTATCCGCCCTCGGTCTTCGCCAAGCTGCCAAGCCTGGTGGAGCGCGCCGGTAATGCGGAAGAGGGCGGCGGCTCGATCACGGCGTTCTATACCGTGTTGTCCGAGGGCGACGACCAGCAGGACCCGATCGCCGATGCCGCGCGTGGCGTGCTCGACGGCCACATCGTGCTGTCGCGTCGTCTGGCGGAGGAAGGCCATTACCCGGCCATCGACATCGAGGCCTCCATCAGCCGCGTCATGCCGCAGGTCGTCAGCGTCGAGCATGTGCGCCACTCGCAGCGATTCAAGCAACTCTGGTCGCGTTATCAGCAAAGCCGGGACCTGATCAGCGTTGGGGCTTACGCGCCCGGCGGTGATCCGGAAACCGACCTGGCCATCGCCCGGCAGGCGGAGATGACCCGCTACCTGCGCCAGGGCCTTGACGAAGCCGAGGACCTGGCGCACAGCGAGGCACTGCTGGCCGGGGTGTTCAATCCCAGGGCAGCGAGCTAA
- the fliJ gene encoding flagellar export protein FliJ, with amino-acid sequence MSASRAARLAPVIDMAERAERDAARLFGQGQTQLAQTEAKLGELRQYFSDYQQQWLSQGSQGVSGQWLMNYQRFLSQLESAIGQQQRSVDWHRNNLDKLREQWQQRRARLDGLRKLVERYLQEARTAADKREQKLLDEFSQRLAGRPKQE; translated from the coding sequence TTGTCAGCGAGCCGTGCCGCGCGCCTGGCGCCCGTGATCGACATGGCCGAGCGTGCCGAGCGTGACGCTGCGCGGCTGTTCGGTCAGGGGCAGACCCAACTGGCGCAGACCGAAGCCAAGCTCGGCGAGTTGCGCCAATACTTCAGCGACTACCAGCAGCAATGGCTGAGCCAGGGCAGCCAGGGCGTGTCCGGTCAATGGCTGATGAACTACCAGCGGTTCCTGTCGCAACTCGAATCGGCCATCGGCCAGCAGCAGCGCAGCGTCGACTGGCACCGCAACAACCTCGACAAGCTGCGCGAACAATGGCAGCAGCGCCGCGCGCGGCTCGATGGCCTGCGCAAACTGGTCGAGCGCTATCTGCAGGAGGCAAGAACCGCAGCCGACAAGCGCGAGCAAAAACTGCTCGATGAGTTTTCGCAACGGCTGGCGGGTCGGCCCAAACAGGAATGA
- a CDS encoding STAS domain-containing protein — MTISSQLSADGQELTITIQGRFDFNTHQAFRDAYQRAGGIPQRYVVDLNGTTYLDSSALGMLLLLRDHGGSDKADIRLINCNPDVRKVLSVSNFEQLFAIT, encoded by the coding sequence ATGACCATCAGTTCACAGCTATCGGCAGATGGACAGGAGCTGACGATTACCATCCAGGGGCGCTTTGATTTCAATACCCATCAGGCCTTTCGCGATGCCTATCAGCGCGCGGGCGGCATACCGCAGCGTTACGTGGTCGATCTCAACGGAACGACCTATCTCGACAGTTCCGCCCTCGGGATGCTGCTGCTGCTGCGCGACCACGGCGGCAGTGACAAAGCCGATATTCGACTGATCAACTGCAACCCGGACGTACGCAAGGTGCTCTCGGTTTCGAACTTCGAACAACTGTTCGCGATCACCTGA
- a CDS encoding ATP-binding SpoIIE family protein phosphatase has product MLRRLSILIAEDGAADRMLLAAIVGRQGHRVTTAANGAEAVRRFEHERPHLVLMDALMPVMDGFEAARQIKRLAGNELVPIIFLTSLTENEALVRCLEAGGDDFIAKPYNPIILEAKIQAMHRLRRLQATVLEQRDLIARRNQQLLDEQRAAKAIFDKVAHAGCLNAPNIRYRQSPRALFNGDLLLAAHAPAGRMFVLLGDFTGHGLPAAIGAMPLAETFYGMTAKGYSSNEILREINAKLKLILPVEMFCCATLLDIHFKQGMLRVWNGGLPDGYLLRASDGERLPLRSRHLPLGVLEASTFDDAFETLPLATGDRLLLMSDGILESCNDDDELFGEQRLLAVMDANRESSDLFDEIQEALRAFHGQILDDASLVEVSVIDEAQLTAFEPIDAYPSSVRQLRSRDWSTSFELRPSSLRTANPLPMTMQLLLQISPLRHRAGTIYTVLSELYANALEHGVLALDTSMKCDAEGFARYYQQRQQRLEALTEGFVSIELTVRSEGAQGYLRIGVRDSGPGFDVQGALDRQYGAGYLGGRGLRMVSQLSERFYWQPDGKMLNVEFHWATHA; this is encoded by the coding sequence ATGCTCCGTCGGCTCTCCATACTCATCGCCGAGGATGGCGCGGCCGATCGCATGCTGCTTGCCGCGATCGTCGGCCGTCAGGGCCATCGCGTGACCACCGCAGCCAATGGCGCCGAAGCGGTACGGCGATTCGAACACGAAAGGCCGCACCTGGTGCTGATGGACGCGCTGATGCCGGTGATGGACGGCTTCGAGGCCGCGCGGCAAATCAAGCGCCTGGCCGGCAACGAGCTGGTGCCGATCATCTTCCTCACCTCATTGACGGAAAATGAAGCCCTGGTGCGCTGCCTCGAAGCGGGCGGTGACGATTTCATCGCCAAACCCTACAACCCGATCATTCTCGAAGCGAAGATCCAGGCCATGCATCGCTTGAGACGGCTGCAGGCCACGGTGCTGGAGCAGCGCGATCTCATTGCCAGGCGTAACCAGCAATTGCTCGATGAGCAGCGCGCGGCCAAGGCGATTTTCGACAAGGTGGCTCACGCCGGCTGCCTGAATGCCCCCAACATCCGTTACCGGCAGTCGCCGCGCGCCCTGTTCAATGGTGACCTGCTGCTGGCTGCACACGCGCCGGCCGGTCGGATGTTCGTGTTGCTGGGGGATTTCACCGGTCATGGCTTGCCGGCGGCCATCGGCGCGATGCCGCTGGCCGAAACCTTCTACGGCATGACAGCCAAAGGCTACTCCAGCAACGAAATCCTTCGCGAAATCAACGCCAAGCTGAAGCTGATCCTGCCGGTGGAAATGTTCTGCTGCGCCACGTTGCTGGATATCCATTTCAAGCAAGGCATGCTGCGGGTCTGGAATGGCGGATTGCCGGACGGTTATCTGCTGCGGGCATCGGATGGCGAACGTTTGCCCTTGCGCTCCCGGCACCTGCCGTTGGGTGTGCTCGAGGCGTCCACCTTCGATGACGCGTTCGAAACCTTGCCGCTGGCGACGGGGGATCGACTGCTGTTGATGTCGGACGGGATCCTCGAAAGCTGCAATGACGATGACGAACTCTTCGGCGAGCAACGGCTACTGGCCGTCATGGATGCAAATCGCGAGTCGTCGGACTTGTTCGACGAGATCCAGGAAGCCTTGCGGGCCTTTCATGGTCAAATACTTGACGATGCCAGCCTGGTCGAAGTGAGCGTGATCGACGAGGCGCAACTGACGGCGTTCGAACCCATCGATGCGTATCCCTCAAGCGTCCGGCAGTTGCGATCCCGGGACTGGTCGACCAGCTTCGAGCTGCGCCCGAGCAGCCTGCGCACGGCCAACCCGTTGCCGATGACCATGCAACTGCTGTTGCAGATTTCCCCGCTGCGCCACCGTGCCGGGACTATTTACACAGTACTGAGCGAACTCTATGCCAACGCGCTGGAGCACGGCGTACTGGCGCTCGATACGTCGATGAAATGCGATGCCGAGGGCTTCGCCAGGTACTATCAGCAGCGCCAGCAACGGCTGGAAGCGCTTACCGAAGGCTTCGTGTCCATCGAGCTGACCGTCAGGTCCGAGGGCGCGCAAGGCTACCTGCGTATCGGTGTGCGTGACAGTGGGCCGGGCTTCGACGTGCAGGGCGCCCTGGACAGGCAGTACGGCGCCGGTTATCTGGGCGGGCGGGGGTTGCGCATGGTCAGCCAATTGAGCGAGCGCTTCTACTGGCAGCCCGACGGCAAAATGCTCAACGTGGAGTTTCACTGGGCCACTCATGCATAA
- a CDS encoding Hpt domain-containing protein, protein MEAEYPVLLDTFLADSEERLRLLQEACQSGDGEELRQAAHSFKGSCSNMGAVMLAELCRELERSAQEHQLEGAAESIERIEREFAIVQVLIRAERQRCLDSD, encoded by the coding sequence ATGGAGGCCGAGTATCCGGTCTTGCTGGACACCTTTCTGGCGGACTCCGAAGAGCGACTGAGGCTGCTGCAGGAGGCCTGTCAGAGCGGCGACGGGGAAGAACTGCGGCAGGCGGCCCACAGCTTCAAAGGCAGCTGCAGCAACATGGGCGCGGTGATGCTCGCCGAACTTTGCCGCGAGCTTGAGCGCAGCGCGCAGGAGCATCAGCTCGAGGGGGCGGCCGAGTCTATCGAGCGCATCGAGCGGGAATTCGCCATCGTCCAAGTCCTCATACGTGCCGAACGCCAGCGCTGCCTGGACTCGGACTGA
- a CDS encoding flagellar hook-length control protein FliK: protein MAVSPDLLLNIKAPTAAAKAATAAPKTAPQASRDEPSSFANVYARERQVKPPERQDTAAKPVRDKPAGEKPSQETAKEGGTETPAAAEAGKPLPDEPATADRDAEGAEAELDPLLLFGMGGQAVLSDEQAPVQALTGSERLAGLALTEAVNTGESEGEPALAAQRSLTLQPTAQKTPLPSELAPDGAPDDTGEWLPASLLASEVPTEESDATALDESFGDLLDKLDGPKESRASATDAALNRLNPLTQAIAQQNQAAQVQRPVSVPGQPVQMQHSGWSEAVVDRVMWLSSQNLKSAEIQLDPAELGRMEVRIDMNKDQTQVTFMSPHAGVRDALEGQMQRLREMFAQQGMTMDVNVSDQSRGWQGEGGDPHARRVAGDTPDDEDVSRGTLEIGRGGVVGDRGLVDYYA from the coding sequence ATGGCCGTTTCCCCCGATCTGTTGCTCAATATCAAGGCACCCACCGCAGCCGCCAAGGCAGCGACCGCAGCTCCCAAAACGGCGCCACAAGCCAGTCGGGACGAGCCTTCCAGCTTCGCCAACGTCTATGCCAGGGAGCGCCAGGTCAAGCCGCCCGAACGCCAGGACACGGCAGCCAAGCCCGTGCGCGACAAGCCGGCGGGCGAAAAGCCGAGTCAGGAAACCGCCAAGGAAGGCGGCACCGAAACGCCGGCGGCGGCCGAAGCCGGCAAGCCATTGCCCGACGAACCCGCCACGGCTGACCGCGACGCCGAGGGTGCCGAAGCCGAGCTCGACCCGCTGCTGCTGTTCGGCATGGGCGGGCAGGCCGTACTCAGCGACGAACAGGCGCCCGTCCAGGCGCTGACCGGCAGCGAACGCCTGGCTGGCCTTGCCTTGACGGAAGCCGTAAATACGGGCGAAAGCGAAGGCGAGCCTGCGCTGGCTGCGCAGCGCTCGCTGACCCTTCAGCCTACGGCGCAAAAGACTCCGCTGCCGAGCGAACTGGCGCCGGACGGAGCCCCCGACGACACCGGCGAATGGTTGCCGGCGAGCCTTCTTGCCAGCGAGGTGCCGACCGAAGAATCCGATGCGACTGCGCTGGATGAGTCCTTCGGCGACCTGCTCGACAAGTTGGACGGGCCCAAGGAAAGCCGCGCCAGCGCGACCGACGCGGCGCTCAATCGGCTCAATCCGCTGACACAGGCGATCGCTCAGCAAAACCAGGCGGCGCAGGTACAGCGCCCGGTGTCGGTGCCGGGCCAGCCGGTACAGATGCAGCACTCTGGCTGGAGCGAAGCGGTTGTCGACAGGGTGATGTGGCTGTCGAGCCAGAACCTGAAGTCTGCCGAGATCCAGCTCGATCCGGCGGAACTCGGCCGCATGGAAGTGCGTATCGACATGAACAAGGACCAGACCCAGGTGACGTTCATGAGCCCGCATGCCGGTGTTCGCGATGCGCTGGAAGGTCAGATGCAGCGTCTGCGCGAGATGTTTGCGCAACAGGGCATGACCATGGACGTCAACGTCTCCGACCAGTCGCGTGGCTGGCAAGGCGAAGGCGGCGACCCGCACGCCCGGCGCGTGGCCGGAGACACGCCGGACGACGAAGACGTCAGCCGTGGCACGCTGGAGATCGGCAGGGGCGGTGTCGTTGGCGACCGCGGCCTGGTGGACTACTACGCCTGA
- the fliL gene encoding flagellar basal body-associated protein FliL, whose translation MAKKQGPPDVASPAASTEGKGRLKLIILIVLGLLLAVGLSVASTFYFMSRGDSEPSTGDAAQTQATPQRQAAIYEVLAPAFIVNFSNTGGRQRYMQVSVALMSRDQAAIDALKEHMPLLRNQLVMLFSSQAFATLATPVGQEMLRQQATASVQALAQKEIGKLAIEQVLFTNFVLQ comes from the coding sequence ATGGCTAAGAAACAGGGACCCCCAGACGTAGCGAGCCCTGCTGCTTCTACCGAGGGAAAGGGCAGGCTCAAGCTGATTATCCTGATTGTGCTCGGCTTGCTGCTGGCGGTCGGGTTGTCGGTGGCCAGTACCTTCTACTTCATGTCGCGGGGCGATTCCGAGCCGTCAACCGGCGACGCTGCGCAAACCCAGGCGACGCCTCAGCGGCAGGCCGCCATTTATGAAGTACTGGCGCCGGCCTTCATCGTCAATTTCAGCAACACCGGTGGCCGCCAGCGCTACATGCAGGTCAGCGTGGCGCTGATGTCGCGCGATCAGGCCGCGATCGATGCGTTGAAGGAACACATGCCGCTGTTGCGCAATCAACTGGTCATGCTGTTTTCCAGCCAGGCGTTCGCCACCCTGGCCACGCCGGTAGGGCAGGAGATGCTGCGGCAGCAGGCGACTGCCAGCGTTCAGGCGCTGGCGCAGAAAGAAATAGGCAAGCTCGCGATCGAGCAAGTGCTGTTCACCAACTTCGTATTGCAATAG